The following are encoded in a window of Calditerrivibrio sp. genomic DNA:
- the lptA gene encoding lipopolysaccharide transport periplasmic protein LptA — MKSKIFVLFLLVFITTGFASDRYPINIESDSVKYFGKEQYSLFIGNVRATHKEMKLFADEMKVVFDKNREVETIFCTGNVKMVKEGMYSLSKEAEIRLKENVLVLKGDAKVWQGENYLEGNEVIVYNNDNRVIVNKAENKRVKVIFYPDNKTQGSFGGNKDKESQKDIQKKNSGR, encoded by the coding sequence ATGAAAAGTAAAATATTTGTTCTATTTCTTTTGGTGTTTATTACGACTGGTTTTGCAAGTGATCGCTACCCTATCAATATCGAGTCAGATAGTGTGAAATATTTTGGTAAAGAACAGTATTCTCTTTTTATTGGAAATGTAAGGGCTACCCACAAAGAGATGAAACTTTTTGCAGATGAGATGAAGGTGGTTTTTGATAAAAACAGGGAAGTGGAAACAATCTTCTGTACTGGCAATGTTAAAATGGTAAAAGAGGGGATGTACTCCCTATCTAAGGAAGCTGAGATTAGGTTGAAGGAGAATGTTCTTGTTCTTAAAGGAGATGCAAAAGTTTGGCAGGGAGAAAATTATCTTGAAGGTAACGAAGTAATAGTATATAATAATGACAACAGAGTAATTGTAAACAAAGCTGAAAACAAACGGGTTAAAGTAATTTTTTATCCAGATAATAAAACACAGGGAAGTTTTGGTGGGAATAAAGACAAAGAATCTCAAAAAGATATACAAAAAAAGAACAGTGGTAGATGA
- a CDS encoding CTP synthase has product MAKFIFVTGGVLSSLGKGITAASLGTLLELRGYKVIIKKFDPYLNVDPGTMSPFQHGEVFVTEDGAETDLDLGHYERFLNSYTNRDCNVTTGKIYHHVIEKERKGDYLGATVQVIPHITDEIKNNIRKLSSDFDIVIVEIGGTVGDIESLPFLEAIRQLRFDLDEKDVVYIHVTLVPYIKSAGELKTKPTQHSVKELREIGIQPDILVCRSEYPLNDSIRKKIALFCNISKDGVINAIDASSIYQVPLLLHSEGIDRVVLQKLNLPEGSLDLSKWEEIVFRLNNPEGEVTIGVVGKYVDLKDAYISLNEALTHGGIKNKLRVNVKWIDAEDLEKMPPDKFFEDVNGILVPGGFGDRGVEGKINAVNFARVKNIPFFGICLGMQCAVIEFARNVLRMEGANSVEFNAKTPYPVIDYMNEQKNIKKLGGTMRLGGYKCTIKEDTLAFKCYGVGEIIERHRHRLEFNNKFREDFLKGGVTISGYNLEKDLVEIIEIKSHRWFLGCQFHPEFKSKPTNPHPLFSSFISAAYKYKNEKDEKVVIQ; this is encoded by the coding sequence ATGGCTAAGTTTATTTTTGTGACAGGTGGTGTACTTTCTTCATTGGGTAAAGGTATCACTGCGGCATCGTTGGGTACCCTTTTGGAACTTAGAGGATATAAGGTGATAATAAAGAAGTTTGATCCCTATTTGAATGTTGATCCCGGCACAATGAGCCCTTTTCAGCACGGCGAGGTCTTTGTTACGGAGGATGGTGCGGAAACAGATCTTGATCTCGGCCACTACGAAAGGTTTCTCAACTCATATACCAACAGGGACTGTAATGTAACTACCGGGAAGATATATCATCATGTTATAGAAAAAGAGAGAAAAGGGGATTATTTGGGGGCCACTGTTCAGGTTATTCCCCATATCACCGATGAAATAAAAAACAACATAAGGAAGCTCTCCTCAGACTTCGATATTGTGATTGTGGAGATTGGGGGTACTGTTGGTGATATTGAGAGTTTACCATTTTTGGAGGCGATAAGGCAGCTGAGATTCGATCTGGATGAAAAGGATGTGGTTTATATACATGTTACTCTTGTACCATATATCAAAAGTGCTGGTGAATTGAAGACCAAGCCCACCCAGCACTCTGTAAAGGAGTTAAGGGAGATAGGTATACAACCTGATATTCTTGTATGTCGTTCAGAGTACCCCCTTAACGATTCGATCAGAAAAAAGATAGCCCTTTTTTGCAACATTTCAAAGGATGGTGTAATAAACGCTATCGATGCGTCAAGTATTTATCAGGTACCGCTCTTGCTTCATAGTGAGGGGATTGATAGAGTAGTTTTACAAAAGTTAAACCTTCCTGAAGGAAGCCTTGATCTCTCAAAGTGGGAAGAGATCGTCTTTAGGCTCAATAATCCAGAAGGTGAGGTGACAATAGGTGTAGTTGGAAAGTATGTGGACCTTAAAGATGCATATATAAGTTTGAATGAAGCCCTAACTCATGGTGGTATAAAAAATAAGCTGAGAGTCAATGTTAAGTGGATAGATGCTGAAGATTTAGAAAAGATGCCTCCAGATAAATTTTTTGAAGATGTTAATGGTATTTTGGTGCCAGGTGGTTTTGGCGATAGGGGAGTTGAGGGTAAGATCAATGCAGTGAATTTTGCAAGGGTAAAGAATATCCCCTTTTTCGGGATATGTTTGGGGATGCAGTGTGCAGTCATAGAGTTTGCGAGAAATGTTCTTAGGATGGAAGGGGCTAATAGCGTTGAGTTTAATGCAAAAACTCCTTATCCTGTAATCGATTATATGAATGAACAAAAGAATATAAAGAAACTGGGTGGAACGATGAGATTGGGTGGGTACAAATGTACCATCAAAGAAGATACACTGGCTTTCAAATGTTATGGTGTGGGAGAGATCATTGAAAGGCATAGGCATAGATTGGAGTTTAACAATAAGTTTAGAGAGGACTTTTTAAAAGGTGGTGTGACGATATCCGGTTATAATCTGGAAAAAGATCTGGTTGAGATTATTGAGATTAAGTCTCATAGATGGTTTTTGGGATGTCAGTTTCATCCCGAGTTTAAGTCTAAGCCTACGAACCCCCATCCGTTGTTTAGCTCCTTTATATCTGCTGCTTATAAATATAAGAACGAAAAGGATGAAAAGGTGGTAATACAATGA
- the rpoN gene encoding RNA polymerase factor sigma-54 produces the protein MKGAKLNLGIQTKLGQKLLITPQMRQSLNILQMTVTELSTELNNILQENPVLEVIESKEDFEQNSSEIDQYLENLKKIEWEDFFSDREDFKYIASDDEDVDFEKFVSRSVSLEDHLIFQLKILGLPPEEEEIGIYIIGNIDENGYLASSIENIAADLKVDVDLVRKILRHIQDFEPSGVGATNLSECVVKQLEDMGVVQDDIELIKVILQDHYTLLEKMDIKGLANALDISTEYVEDLIGMIKRTDPKPGLKYYNQTKYIVPDVYVIKKDDKIEIIPNDESIPSIKINGYYIKMLKDKGLDKNTYDYISEKVKSALWVLKSLNQRKSTIISVMESIVKFQRDFFFKGFDALKPLRLKDIADDIGIHESTISRVTSGKYAMTEFGVIEIKTFFVKGIQTDSGNITTDSVKSMIKALIDDEDKSRPLSDQKISEILAKKGVNIARRTVAKYREEMGIPSTADRKNR, from the coding sequence ATGAAAGGGGCAAAACTTAATTTAGGGATTCAAACAAAACTCGGCCAAAAGCTCCTCATTACTCCACAGATGAGACAATCTCTGAATATACTTCAGATGACTGTTACGGAACTCAGTACAGAGCTAAATAATATTCTACAGGAAAATCCTGTTCTGGAGGTTATTGAAAGTAAAGAGGACTTTGAACAGAATAGTAGTGAGATAGATCAGTATTTGGAAAATCTTAAAAAGATAGAATGGGAGGATTTCTTCTCTGATAGGGAGGATTTCAAATACATTGCAAGTGATGATGAGGATGTGGACTTTGAAAAGTTTGTTTCCAGGTCAGTGTCTCTTGAGGATCATCTCATTTTTCAGCTAAAGATATTAGGTTTACCGCCGGAAGAGGAGGAGATTGGCATCTATATAATAGGTAATATTGATGAAAATGGTTATCTGGCTTCTTCTATTGAAAACATTGCTGCCGATTTGAAGGTGGATGTGGACTTAGTTCGGAAGATTCTCCGTCATATTCAGGATTTTGAGCCTTCTGGGGTTGGTGCAACAAATCTTTCTGAATGTGTAGTTAAGCAGTTAGAGGATATGGGGGTGGTCCAGGATGATATAGAACTAATAAAAGTGATTTTACAGGATCATTACACCCTTTTGGAGAAAATGGATATAAAAGGTTTAGCAAATGCCCTGGATATCTCCACAGAATATGTGGAGGATCTTATAGGTATGATCAAAAGAACCGATCCAAAGCCTGGCTTGAAATATTACAATCAAACAAAATATATAGTTCCTGATGTTTATGTGATAAAAAAAGATGATAAGATAGAGATAATCCCCAATGATGAGTCTATCCCCTCTATAAAGATAAATGGCTATTATATAAAGATGCTCAAGGATAAAGGGCTGGACAAAAATACTTATGATTATATATCCGAAAAGGTAAAAAGTGCATTATGGGTTTTAAAGAGTTTGAACCAAAGGAAATCTACTATTATCTCTGTTATGGAGAGTATAGTAAAGTTTCAGAGGGATTTTTTTTTCAAAGGTTTCGATGCATTGAAGCCACTGAGATTGAAAGATATTGCGGATGACATAGGCATACACGAGTCCACCATAAGTAGAGTGACTTCTGGTAAGTATGCTATGACTGAGTTTGGGGTTATTGAGATAAAGACATTTTTTGTAAAAGGGATTCAAACTGATAGTGGTAACATAACCACTGATTCGGTAAAATCGATGATAAAAGCTTTAATAGATGATGAAGATAAATCCAGACCTTTGAGTGATCAAAAGATTTCTGAAATATTAGCTAAAAAAGGTGTTAACATAGCAAGGAGAACTGTGGCAAAATATCGCGAAGAGATGGGGATACCATCCACAGCAGATAGAAAAAATAGATGA
- the kdsB gene encoding 3-deoxy-manno-octulosonate cytidylyltransferase — MNAAVVIPARYGSTRLEGKPLKEIAGVPMIVWVIQNCKKSKADRVIVVTDDNRIFDECRKIEGVEVTLSDPDLPSGTDRVAQVAKYLESDIIINVQGDEPFIDPKLIDDMIDDLAKGDAVMNTACVSIDPDTARNPNTVKVVLDKDGYAIYFSRSVIPFDRDGHGRVEYLKHIGIYGYRRSFLRVFTSLEKSFLEEIEKLEQLRAIENGYKIKVIKTNYRGISVDTEEDLIEANKYAKRLLNG, encoded by the coding sequence GTGAACGCTGCTGTTGTTATACCTGCTAGATATGGTTCTACCAGACTTGAGGGTAAACCTTTAAAGGAGATTGCTGGTGTCCCTATGATTGTCTGGGTGATACAAAATTGTAAGAAAAGTAAAGCGGATAGAGTCATTGTTGTCACTGATGACAATAGGATATTTGATGAATGCCGTAAAATAGAAGGGGTAGAGGTGACTTTGAGCGATCCAGATCTCCCCTCTGGGACGGATAGAGTTGCTCAAGTAGCCAAGTATTTGGAAAGTGATATAATCATAAATGTTCAGGGTGATGAGCCTTTTATCGACCCTAAGTTAATAGACGATATGATAGATGATTTGGCAAAAGGTGATGCCGTAATGAATACAGCATGTGTATCTATTGATCCTGATACTGCCAGAAACCCCAATACTGTTAAGGTAGTACTGGACAAGGATGGATATGCTATATATTTTTCGAGATCAGTTATCCCTTTTGACAGGGATGGTCATGGTAGAGTGGAGTATTTAAAGCATATCGGCATCTATGGATACCGGAGGAGTTTTCTTAGGGTGTTTACATCACTGGAGAAGTCATTTTTGGAGGAGATAGAAAAACTGGAGCAGCTGAGGGCAATTGAAAATGGCTATAAGATCAAGGTGATAAAGACTAACTATAGAGGTATTTCTGTGGATACGGAGGAGGATCTTATTGAGGCAAATAAATATGCTAAGAGGTTGTTAAATGGCTAA
- the lptB gene encoding LPS export ABC transporter ATP-binding protein gives MGIKTKNLKKIYKKRTVVDDVSIEVNEGEVIGLLGPNGAGKTTTFYMIVGIVQPDSGSIFLDEEDITDKPIYLRAKKGISYLPQESSIFRKMTVYDNIYAALEINHRDTSFIKERVEELIADFNLEKVRYSMGFSLSGGERRRVEIARCLSTNPKIILLDEPFAGIDPISVMDIQKMIFKLRSMGIGVLITDHNVRETLKITDRAYILTDGSILAQGSPEAIVKNQDVINRYLGEEFTL, from the coding sequence GTGGGAATAAAGACAAAGAATCTCAAAAAGATATACAAAAAAAGAACAGTGGTAGATGATGTTTCTATAGAGGTAAACGAAGGTGAGGTTATAGGACTGCTTGGACCTAATGGAGCAGGGAAGACTACTACGTTCTATATGATTGTTGGTATTGTACAACCGGATTCTGGTTCAATCTTCCTCGATGAAGAGGATATAACTGACAAGCCTATTTACCTAAGAGCCAAAAAGGGTATCAGCTATTTACCCCAGGAATCCTCAATATTTAGAAAGATGACAGTTTATGACAATATATATGCAGCCCTTGAAATAAATCATAGGGATACTTCTTTTATCAAGGAAAGAGTAGAGGAGTTGATAGCTGATTTTAATCTGGAAAAGGTTAGATACAGTATGGGTTTTTCTTTGAGTGGAGGTGAGCGTAGAAGGGTTGAGATTGCAAGGTGCTTGTCTACAAATCCAAAGATAATATTATTGGACGAGCCTTTTGCAGGTATAGACCCGATATCGGTAATGGATATTCAGAAAATGATATTTAAGCTAAGATCTATGGGTATAGGTGTTTTGATCACGGATCACAATGTCAGGGAGACGCTTAAGATTACGGACAGAGCATATATACTTACCGATGGTTCGATTTTAGCACAGGGGTCACCTGAGGCAATTGTAAAAAATCAGGACGTTATCAATAGATATCTTGGAGAAGAATTTACTCTATGA
- the kdsA gene encoding 3-deoxy-8-phosphooctulonate synthase — protein MILFAGPCVIENKELLDEVCAFLKGVVSKYNDVEFYFKSSYDKANRSSADGYRGPGIDDGLMMLDYVKRKYGVGIITDVHQVEEVEKASRVADVIQVPAFLSRQTDLLEAVAKSGKTVNVKKGQFLAPWDMGNVKEKLKRCGAKRIVFTERGASFGYNNLVVDFRSFPIMKSLGVEVVFDATHSLQLPGGKGSSSDGQRGFIPYLARAAAACGVDGFFFEVHPEPDKALCDGPNMVDFRMFQDIFDAIMRIRSVL, from the coding sequence ATGATACTTTTTGCAGGTCCTTGTGTTATTGAGAATAAAGAGCTGCTGGATGAGGTGTGTGCATTCCTCAAGGGTGTTGTTTCGAAATACAATGATGTGGAGTTTTATTTTAAATCTTCATACGATAAGGCCAATAGATCTTCGGCAGATGGTTACAGGGGGCCAGGCATCGATGATGGTTTGATGATGTTGGATTATGTGAAAAGGAAGTATGGGGTTGGTATTATTACCGATGTTCATCAGGTGGAAGAAGTGGAAAAGGCTAGTAGGGTAGCCGATGTTATACAAGTACCGGCATTTTTATCAAGACAAACAGATCTGCTGGAAGCTGTTGCTAAAAGTGGTAAAACGGTAAATGTGAAAAAAGGGCAGTTTCTTGCACCTTGGGATATGGGTAATGTCAAGGAAAAGTTAAAAAGATGTGGGGCTAAAAGGATTGTCTTTACCGAAAGGGGTGCTTCCTTTGGTTATAATAACCTTGTGGTGGACTTTAGATCTTTTCCAATCATGAAAAGTTTGGGGGTGGAAGTGGTGTTTGATGCTACCCATTCTTTGCAACTACCGGGAGGGAAAGGTAGTAGTTCCGATGGACAAAGGGGTTTTATCCCTTATCTTGCCAGAGCTGCTGCTGCCTGTGGGGTAGATGGTTTCTTTTTTGAGGTTCATCCTGAGCCGGATAAAGCACTTTGTGATGGGCCTAATATGGTAGATTTTAGAATGTTTCAGGATATATTTGATGCGATAATGAGGATTAGGTCTGTTTTATGA
- a CDS encoding KpsF/GutQ family sugar-phosphate isomerase: MNLLNIAKETMKIEADAILRAMDRLDENFEKAVHIILKCEGRVIVTGMGKSGLIGKKIAATLSSTGTPSIFLHPAEGVHGDLGVITSKDCIIAISNSGETDELISILPVIKMLGVKIIALVGRTDSTLAKKSDCVIDASVLREACPLNLAPTASTTVALALGDALAVVLLNKRGFKKEDFAMFHPSGALGKRLLIKVEDLYHTGDELPVVKADSKVSDSIFEMTSKGFGCTTVVDDSGKLIGILTDGDLRRGMQKFRDLFDRKVIDVCTLNPKTIDKDELAATALQIMESKSITSLITVDKDGKPEGIIHIHDILKKGIV, encoded by the coding sequence ATGAATCTGCTTAATATTGCCAAAGAGACAATGAAGATAGAGGCTGATGCCATTTTGAGGGCTATGGATCGCCTTGATGAAAACTTTGAAAAGGCTGTACATATTATTCTTAAGTGTGAAGGTAGAGTAATTGTTACAGGTATGGGTAAATCAGGGTTGATAGGTAAAAAAATTGCAGCTACCTTGTCATCGACTGGGACCCCTTCCATATTTTTGCATCCTGCTGAAGGTGTCCATGGTGATCTTGGAGTTATTACCAGTAAAGATTGTATAATAGCCATTTCAAATAGTGGTGAGACGGATGAATTGATATCCATTTTACCTGTGATAAAGATGCTTGGTGTTAAGATCATAGCTTTGGTGGGTAGGACTGACTCAACGCTGGCTAAAAAATCTGACTGTGTGATAGATGCATCGGTTTTAAGGGAAGCGTGCCCCCTTAATTTAGCACCTACAGCTTCCACTACTGTGGCTCTTGCTTTGGGGGATGCTTTGGCGGTGGTTTTACTTAACAAAAGGGGTTTTAAAAAAGAGGATTTTGCCATGTTTCATCCCTCTGGTGCACTTGGAAAAAGATTGCTTATAAAGGTTGAGGATCTGTATCACACAGGTGATGAATTGCCAGTTGTTAAAGCAGATAGTAAGGTTTCTGATTCAATTTTTGAGATGACAAGCAAAGGTTTTGGTTGTACAACTGTGGTTGATGATTCCGGTAAGCTCATCGGAATCTTAACTGATGGTGATTTAAGAAGGGGTATGCAAAAGTTTAGAGATCTTTTTGATAGAAAGGTTATAGATGTATGCACCCTCAATCCAAAAACGATAGATAAGGATGAACTGGCTGCCACAGCATTACAGATTATGGAGAGCAAATCGATTACCTCCCTTATTACTGTGGATAAGGATGGTAAACCGGAGGGTATCATCCATATACATGACATTTTAAAAAAGGGGATAGTATGA
- the raiA gene encoding ribosome-associated translation inhibitor RaiA — protein sequence MNIQITGKNIELTDAIRNYVEKKVSKVKKYFDQVLDVQVILDVQKNVHLAEILVNAKGVFLKGLEKSEDLYASIDLAVDKIDRQLVKYKEKLKAKKLMEKEFEKPLKLNIYEHSSMETDRPQIIVSKQIPVKPMDVEEAVMQMDLLNKNFFVFRNASSGEVNVVYRRDDNNIGLIEP from the coding sequence ATGAATATTCAAATTACTGGCAAAAATATTGAGTTGACAGATGCCATTAGAAATTATGTGGAGAAAAAGGTTTCTAAAGTTAAAAAGTATTTTGATCAAGTGCTAGATGTTCAGGTTATACTGGATGTACAAAAAAATGTTCATCTTGCAGAGATTTTGGTCAATGCAAAGGGGGTATTCCTAAAAGGTCTCGAAAAGTCTGAGGATCTATATGCTTCTATTGATTTAGCTGTGGATAAGATAGATAGACAGCTTGTAAAATACAAGGAGAAACTCAAGGCAAAGAAATTGATGGAAAAGGAGTTTGAAAAACCTTTAAAGTTAAACATCTATGAACATTCGAGCATGGAGACGGATAGACCCCAGATAATAGTGAGCAAACAGATACCAGTAAAACCTATGGATGTGGAAGAGGCGGTTATGCAGATGGATCTTTTGAATAAGAATTTCTTCGTTTTTAGAAATGCTTCATCTGGTGAGGTTAATGTGGTGTACAGAAGAGATGATAATAATATCGGATTGATAGAACCTTAA
- a CDS encoding LPS export ABC transporter periplasmic protein LptC — MGRNSKLIFLVITSLVCIAIGYSIYVDINKPKKIEKKEVISFIEDFSMKANIDSGGFYRLKAKKAYLFLEQEKVDFEGCDFYYYDLKKEISGVSDKCFFERDKQVVLEKNVAGSYNNLKITTKEDSKLVYDIKKASGFVTGEVMAMDDRNFIRSNRLNFDKDKVYVEFIGNVEVKYEK; from the coding sequence GTGGGAAGAAATAGTAAACTCATATTCCTTGTAATTACATCTCTGGTATGTATCGCCATTGGTTATAGCATCTATGTAGATATAAATAAACCTAAAAAGATTGAAAAGAAAGAAGTGATCTCTTTTATTGAGGATTTCTCAATGAAAGCTAACATCGATAGCGGAGGGTTTTATAGGTTAAAAGCCAAAAAAGCTTACCTATTTCTTGAACAAGAAAAGGTGGATTTTGAAGGGTGTGATTTTTATTACTACGATTTAAAGAAGGAGATAAGTGGTGTTTCTGATAAATGTTTTTTTGAAAGGGATAAGCAGGTTGTGCTTGAGAAAAATGTTGCTGGTAGTTACAATAATTTAAAGATCACCACTAAAGAAGATAGTAAATTGGTGTATGATATAAAAAAGGCTTCGGGTTTTGTGACAGGCGAAGTTATGGCTATGGATGATAGAAATTTTATAAGATCTAACAGATTGAATTTTGATAAGGATAAAGTATATGTGGAGTTTATAGGTAATGTTGAGGTGAAATATGAAAAGTAA
- a CDS encoding PTS sugar transporter subunit IIA, with the protein MENLFVQHDRVLILKGIKDKEQLINELVFHCIKIGILDDSKKAVEGILKREALGSTGIGDGVAIPHAKLQSVNGVNVVFAFLPDGVDFDSLDSKPVRYVFLIFSNEKETALHLKTLASIAKLIKNTDFTSKIDEQSTVRQIEEILIKLWSSIV; encoded by the coding sequence ATGGAAAATCTTTTTGTACAACATGACAGAGTGCTAATTCTAAAAGGTATAAAAGACAAAGAACAATTGATAAATGAATTGGTCTTTCATTGTATAAAGATAGGGATTTTAGATGATTCTAAAAAGGCTGTTGAAGGTATATTAAAAAGGGAAGCGTTGGGTAGTACAGGTATTGGCGATGGGGTAGCCATACCCCACGCCAAGCTACAATCTGTAAATGGGGTAAATGTTGTTTTTGCTTTTTTACCTGATGGAGTGGACTTTGATTCTCTGGATTCCAAACCGGTTAGATATGTTTTTCTTATTTTTAGTAATGAAAAGGAGACAGCTTTACATCTTAAAACCCTTGCATCGATTGCAAAACTGATTAAGAACACCGATTTTACATCCAAAATTGATGAGCAGTCCACTGTAAGGCAGATTGAAGAGATATTGATCAAACTATGGAGCAGCATAGTGTGA
- a CDS encoding HAD-IIIA family hydrolase, whose protein sequence is MNIKLLIMDVDGVLTDGKITYTASGEEIKSFHVRDGLGIKLAKKYGIELAIISARYSKITEIRAQELGIEHVYQGHFEKLDIYEEIKKKLDVTDDKISFIGDDLNDIPILKRVGLPATVSDAPDVVKRFAQIVTPQPGGQGAVRHLIEIILKRNVKWEEIVNSYSL, encoded by the coding sequence ATGAACATTAAACTTTTGATAATGGATGTAGATGGTGTATTAACGGATGGTAAGATTACCTATACTGCTTCTGGTGAGGAGATAAAATCCTTTCATGTTAGGGATGGTCTCGGAATAAAACTTGCGAAAAAGTACGGGATAGAGCTTGCTATAATCTCGGCAAGGTATTCTAAGATAACAGAGATCCGCGCTCAGGAACTGGGTATAGAGCATGTATATCAAGGACATTTTGAAAAACTGGATATATATGAGGAGATAAAGAAAAAGTTGGATGTCACTGATGATAAAATATCCTTTATTGGTGATGATCTAAATGACATACCTATACTTAAAAGAGTTGGTTTGCCGGCTACAGTATCAGATGCCCCAGATGTGGTAAAAAGGTTTGCCCAGATAGTTACTCCCCAGCCTGGAGGTCAAGGTGCGGTAAGACACCTTATAGAAATAATTTTAAAGAGAAATGTTAAGTGGGAAGAAATAGTAAACTCATATTCCTTGTAA
- the hprK gene encoding HPr(Ser) kinase/phosphatase produces the protein MKRLAVSELLSEEISDLKLKLVYGKEFIRDRFISNFRIQKPGLALAGYTDHIHPERVQILGNTEISFVNTLTPEQRLKAFDDFCSKKICCVVVTKNLKIPKELVFCAKKYEVPLFRTELLSSKVITEIMNFLEDKLAPESVIHGVLVDVYGVGVVILGRSGIGKSECALELVKRGHRLVADDAIHIKKRQDILIGTSNDLLTYNIELRGLGILNIKDMFGVSSIRLRKRIEIVISFVDWNNEDDYDRTGLNKNTYEIMGIQLPHLILPVSPGRNMAVIIEAAARNHLLKLMGYDAALEFQDKLMKKMEENRKHEINKMMMNQGVE, from the coding sequence GTGAAAAGGTTAGCAGTTAGTGAACTTTTGTCAGAAGAGATAAGCGATCTAAAGTTAAAGCTCGTTTATGGTAAGGAGTTTATCAGGGATCGCTTTATCTCAAATTTTAGGATTCAAAAACCTGGTCTTGCTTTAGCTGGGTATACTGACCATATCCATCCGGAAAGGGTACAGATCTTAGGTAATACTGAAATATCCTTTGTAAATACCCTGACACCAGAGCAGAGGCTTAAGGCTTTTGATGATTTTTGTAGTAAAAAGATCTGTTGTGTTGTGGTGACTAAGAACTTAAAGATTCCAAAGGAACTTGTCTTTTGTGCTAAAAAATACGAAGTCCCTCTTTTTAGAACAGAACTACTCAGTTCCAAGGTAATAACAGAGATCATGAACTTTCTTGAAGACAAATTAGCCCCTGAATCTGTAATACATGGTGTGCTTGTGGATGTGTACGGTGTGGGTGTTGTTATACTGGGTAGAAGCGGTATCGGTAAAAGTGAATGTGCCCTTGAGCTTGTAAAACGGGGACATCGCTTAGTTGCTGATGATGCAATCCATATCAAAAAAAGACAGGATATTCTTATAGGAACTAGTAACGATCTTTTAACATACAACATAGAGTTGAGGGGGCTTGGCATACTTAATATTAAAGACATGTTTGGTGTAAGCTCCATTAGGTTACGGAAGAGGATAGAGATTGTGATCAGTTTTGTAGACTGGAATAATGAGGATGATTACGATAGAACTGGTTTGAATAAAAATACATATGAGATAATGGGTATTCAACTTCCCCATCTTATTCTTCCTGTTTCACCCGGTAGGAATATGGCGGTTATCATAGAGGCTGCTGCACGGAATCATCTATTAAAGCTCATGGGTTATGATGCTGCCCTTGAGTTTCAGGATAAGCTTATGAAAAAAATGGAAGAGAATCGTAAACACGAGATAAATAAGATGATGATGAATCAAGGGGTGGAGTAG